Genomic segment of Benincasa hispida cultivar B227 chromosome 1, ASM972705v1, whole genome shotgun sequence:
agtataagGGCCATATAGGACATTTCGAAAATataaggatcaaaatgaaccaaaattgaaagtagaactaaaataaatcaaagtcaaaagtaCAAGAACCAAACTAGTACTTAAAccataaataaatacataaatgtTAATAATAAACAACAATTGTATTGCCAAAATCACCTATCCTATGATCTCTATAGCCCACCTCGTTGtcaacacaaattaatttacaagTAGATTaagattttctatatttttccaaatttgcaAAGTTATCATTAATTAgctttaaaaaaacattattcgAGGTCCTCGTATCCTCCACTCCACGGAGCTTTAAGAAGAAACATGCAAGGTGGCGgaatttcataatattaattaattaatttatatcacTACAGAAAGAGACCTATGTTTGAATCTTCCAAAACCTACATTTCCTTCTAATTTGAAAATCCCATCAAactaagagagagagaaaaagaaatgaaaatggaaagaaaatattatatacCTTGTGATTCTCAAACCGCAAAGTCAGCTCCATATATGTTTACATATACATATTTGTTTTGTCTTTCAGTAAGCTTTGCTTAGCTTTTCCTGAAAGAACGCTAGAAGCAAGCAAGGCAGAGATGAGCTTGAGGTGCAGCGGCGGAAGTTGCACAGAAAGCAAGGGCGGTGGCAGCAATGGCAGCGGTGGACCGTGTGGGGCGTGCAAGTTTCTGCGGAGGAAATGTATGCCAGAGTGTATATTTGCACCCTACTTCGACTCTGAACACGGTACAACTCATTTTGCAGCTGTGCACAAGGTGTTCGGAGCAAGCAATGTCTCAAAGATGCTTCAACATATTCCTGAACACAAACGGCTCGATGCAGCTATAACTATATGTTACGAGGCACAAGCTCGAATCAGAGAACCAGTTTTTGGCTGTGTTGCTCACATCTTTGCCCTTCAACAACAGGTAATAGCGAATAACTCCATCCAActcatttttggtttttgaaagtttaagcttataaaaattcaaatgtttatgaAGAAAAGATGAAAACTCCCGcaacttttaaaaaactaaataattatcaaacggaGACTTATCATCACATATCATCTACATCTTCATATAAGAAACCCAAACTTGTATACATTATCTAGTTTTCGATTTCAGTTTCACATATAATTTGTATGTCAATATATAAATGCCAGAATTTGGGTGATATACGTTATTTTTTAGGCTGCAAGGCTGCAAGTAGAGATCTCATATTTGCAAGCTTACCTAGCAACATCGGAGCTTCCAAGACCCGCACCCCATCTACAGGCACAACTACCAGCTCTGGTCAAGAAGCCAACTCTATCCTCCATTGTAAACCTTCCATCAGATTGCCCTCCTTTTCCTGCTGAATCAGATCTTTCTCCACTTCTTGATCCCGTCGAGCAAGCTTCACGGCCAAAATTGCAGTCTCCATTGGAATTGTACCAAATTGGGAGCAACAATTTCCCATCCATGGGCAGCATTGATCAACAAGTTGTCCAAAAACAACCGTCTTCGATGCAATGCATTGATGCCTCACTGTTTCCGAACGTCCCTAAACGAGCCTAACGGGTGATTAGACTGCTAATCTCAGGGTTTCTCCTGctgatcaataaattaaacttcaGCTTACTTATATCATGTTTTTGATCAGCATGTAGGTTTCAATAACAGGCTTGTAAAACTCTTTTCTCGTGGATGTGTGTTTGtggttgggggggggggggggggggcgtaCTTTCTGTTTGAAAATTATGCAATCACTAACCTTAGAAAAGAGAAATGAAGCAGAAAAAATGTGTTCTTTTTATACATCAATTCAATAGGAAAAGAGAACCTTTGCAACCAAGGACGTATTTGTACCTTATCCGCTCACTTCTTTCGCAGTGTATTCTCTCAGGACAAGTTCAACCTCTTCTACCACCCCTAGTCGTTTAAGCCAAGCTGCTAATATTTCTGAAGCTTCCTTCCTAACCACAAGGTTATCTTTCTCCAAATCTATCAGGAGTTCCAACGCTGCGTTTAGCCTGTTCTCCGTTTCATATGCGCTTAATACCAAGGCTATGCATTTGTCACTAGGTTCAATACCAGCCCTCCTCATATTGTCAAAAGCAATTTGCGCCTTTCGGCTTTCACCGGCCATCAGATAGGCATTGATCAGAAGACCACATAACTTTTCATCAGGAGGAATAACAGCCAATTGAATTGCATCAAATACCCTTTGGGCTCCTTCAGCATTGCCAGCCATGGAATATGCTCTTAACAAAGCCTTGTAAACTTCACTTCCTGCATAAATTTGTTTTGCATCCATTTCTTTCAGAATGTTTTCTCCTTCCTCTGGCATCCCAGCCCTGACATATGCCATAATCATCGCACCGTATGATCTTCTATCCAACGATTTCTCGAGCAGTTTGAGCTCTTCAAAAGTTTGTTTGGCCAGATTAAGTCTGTCAGCTTTGCTATATATGTGGATCATTGTAGTTAATGTGATCTGATCACAAGCTAAACCCCTTTCTCTCATGCTTAATAGAACTTTTTCAGCATCCTCGAGTTGGTTTCGCTTCCCATAGTGATGAATAATCTTTGTGTAGTCTCGAGTATTGGCTTCAAATGTTATCTCTACAAGAGCAGCTTCTGCCACCTAAGAGCAACATCACTCATCAACTTAGGGCCCGAAACAGTTTTTGAAAAaactcattattattttttgaacacttttgacaaaaatggttaaaaatatactttaaaatagcttttgagtGGTAGtcaaacactccaatttttttccaaaatgacttattttttaaattaaacacttgaaaatgcatTCCAAACACATCCTTAGGCTATGAGATATCAACCATTGCTTAGACcctatttgataaccatttggttttttgaaaattatgcttgTTTTCTCACAATTTTTTAACAAACCGTTTTCATCTTTCCAAAGAAAGTATGTGAACTTTTAGCAAaactcaaaaataaaaagaactaatcttttttcctttttctaaattttagtaTGAACTGTGAAAACATGACTAGACATGAAGAACTCAAAGATGAAAATAATGTTTGTAAGTTTagtttttccttaaaaaaatgtAGTTATCAAACAGAGCCTCAATAAATAGGAATTTCATCATATCAACTGAGATTGTTCGAATATGCAAAAGTGGTAGTGGTACTTCTCTTAAACATAACCAAGAATCTAGATGATAGTTGCAACTATATCATAcaatttaaagagaaattttGATAACTTCTACAGTAATTGAAAATCATATATAACTTTCAAATACAGTATCCGAGTCAATGCaactattttaattgtttgacCTTATACTATTTGATTGTCATAAATTCATAGGATATGCATAAGTTTCCTTTAATTTGAACCcatgtttttttccctttaatttgTGAGTGTTTGAATCAATTTGCATGCAACTCAACTTGGGATAATCCATCTGATCCTACAACATTTTCATACTAAGAAGATATGTAGGATATTAAATTCTAGATAAGTGGCCAACATGATGAATCCCTTTCCACCAATGTCCTATGTTTTTAATCGTTCTTAAACATCCTTGACATAAGTGTCAAACTCAAGGAACGGGAAGGGCTTAACAATGAGAAATTAAACAGATATGCTAACCAGGCTGGCAGACTAGGACCTATCTAACataagattaaaataaaaaagaaaagaaaaaaaagggtcaCAAAGTTAGTCAGCTTTGTGATTATTTGATCTCTAAATAATcgaaaatacaaatttaatccaGAGCTTAAAGTTTCTAAAATGGGCACAAAATTGGAAGTTTAGTGTTTCTTAGACATAAAATTGGAATTTCATTTTAGTAGatgcattaatttttaaaatttacaaaaggGACTTGTTAAATACAAAATACAGAAAGTGAAAGTTTCACACAAACTTCCCAGAATAAACAGACAAACTTAATGAAAGTATACGAGATTTAACATACCTCGATGTAGAGAGGATGATTCGAAATCCTCAAATGCTTAAGAACTGAAAGCCAATCAGCTCTTTCAGGCTTCATAATCCTCACCCAAGCCGTCAACATATCAGATAAACTACCCTTTTGAGGCGAAAAACATATAATTTGTTTCATAAGAGCCTTAcatcttttagtcatcttaggAGGAAGCTGAGATATAGCCTGCTTCTGGATTTCAGTAATATCAGATCCCACCTCGACCCATCGAAACCTCGGTTTCTCTCTTTCATTCTCTAATTTGTGAACTTCCTCAACAATGGCGGCAACAGTAGCCAATCGAGAGCATCTTCGGCGAGAGCTTAAGACACTGAGAGTTTGCTCAATTGAGCCTCTCCAGTAACGAGTATACGAACTCCTTGGAGTTCCATTAACCAGCGGCTGTTTGGGATGAAGTTGATAGAAAATGCTACTGGTGGAGATTCGTATCATAATCAACAAGGaaaactaaatccaaagtcTGAACAAATAATTGGAAAGCTAAAGCTGTGTTCAAGCAAAGaggataaagaagaagaaaattgacaTTTGAGAGGATAATCCCTAACATGGAACTCTGTAAGAAAACCGTTGGATTGAACGAAGAGAGAAATCAATACAACGTCTTTTCACATGGGATTTGTAATTGGATTGTTTGGATTATGGGCTTTTTAACTTTGGGCCTAAAAACTGAGTTTGAAAGGACCCTGGGCTTTCTCCTTCTCCCGAAGAAGTGGGTTTCCATGTGAGTTAAACATGGATGAGGATTCGAGTTATagaactatttatttatttgagttAAAAAATTCCATGCCCCCACTCTGGTtagcttttatttatttatttaatattatgttattattattattatataaacattacatttaaatgattttttatatataaaaatgatgttattttaatatttattgataaaagtagagttaatttgaaaatattgaaaaaaatagggTTGTAAAATCATGGACGGGGTTCACGAGTGCCAACTCAACATATAAATCGTGTAACCGGTCCACGAATTAAGGCTAAATCGTGGACGGGGTCCACAATTTTCCAGCCACATGTCAAAGTAAAGATTTAAGACTAAATCATGAATGAGGTTTGACCATGGACATTaattttttaccatttaaaagaataaaaagaaataaatggaaAGGATATTAATGTTTGaccttttttaaaacaaaatgttTGACTATTAAAGATTAGGAATTTTTTTGTtatagaatttgaaaatattgatttccatattctatcactaatgacattatatatacgaattaaatttaaatctatttatgagatttttttttataatatctacttatgcattttttttaaaagaaaattcatgaattatgaattaaaaacaaacattaCATTTGActcgaaattaattttagatttttttaaaaataatgttattagAGTTGGTTTAACAAAAATTTCACCTCAagattttttcattaaaaaaagatatatatatacctttcattaaaatttcatttaatgtagaaattaatataatagcGACAGGtaattcattcaaatttttctcgaatttttttatatgataactTATTAATATGAGAAATTgtgaaaacaattaaaaaaaataaaaatatggtgGTCCACGAGTTTGGtctcagatttttttttatatggaaACTTATTGATATGAGAAAAtgtaaaaacaattaaaaaaataaaaactgaaAATCGTGGACCCTGTCCATGAGTTTGGTCTTCATTGACCAAGTCATAATGGAGGCTACAACAATAATCATGTACCGAGTACACGATTTTGCTAccatatttttgtcaatacttttgTCTTCCACCTTAGTTTTGTAATTTCTTTCCTATATAcactatttttgtcattactttaaaaaattacattattctTAAACTTAATcccatttaaatttcaagtttgattgtttattggttaagataatgaatatgtttaaattgaatatttaaatttggattatctaggtgaataatttgatttatatttatttctttctactaaaaacaATGATAAGTTTTTTTAGgctaaaatttgaataatttatctttaattcaaaatgtcatataaaactaaccataataaacaactTAATgtttcacaaattaattattttaaaaaaaaaactaataggAAAAAATTTCCCGTAGAAAACCCGATCCCCGTGGAGAATCCCTACCCCGATCCATGTGAAAAATTTCACAGGAATGGAGAATGAAATGAAGAGCGAGGAATGGAATCTCCAGCCTCGTCACGCCTTGTGAGTAGTTAGTTTGGTTTTATTCTTGCGATTTTCGGTTTGAATATTGGCATGGAGGGGATATACATCTCAACAAGCAACTCAAAAGTTGAAATTAATTACAAAGGAAAAACAAGAAGAAGCCCTGGAAATTGAAGATGATGACTTAGATGAGTCGAATCATAAGATATATAACCCAGTAGTTTGCAAAGTGTTAACGGGTAAGACCATAGTTGCTGAAATTTAAGTCTCCCTTGAGGGAGTTGGGACAAAGCTCTCATCCTGTTCGAGGAACTAAAGGGAAACAATAAAATAGCCAATCTCAAATTTAGGTATGTAAATTTTTGGGTTAGATTTCTTAatttattgatgatttgtttTTCCAGGAAATGGGTAGTAGCTCTTGGAAACAAAGTAGGCTTAGGAGGTTTATCTCGACGAAAATGGTTCGATTGCTGGAGGTACTCTAAGAGTTAAGATAAGGATTGACATCCAAAAGCCTTCGAAAAGAGGGACAAAAATTAAGAACGACTCTATGACAGATGAAGTATGGATCCTTGtggcttatgaatgtttacctGATTTTTGTTATTGTTGTGGAAGAACTGGGCACACCCATAAGGATTGCAGAGAAAAGAAAACGGTAAAGGTGGATGACTTTTTGTTTGAGGTAGATCTGAGAGTAGGGCCACGAATAAAAATTGGGAATATAAGCAATTTTGCTAGAAGGCGTAATGAAGGCAGAGAAGGTAGGGGCCAAGGGAGATTTACTGATCGCCAAAAAGAGTGGAGGCCTAATATCGTGCTGAAGAGGAAGCTCTAAGGCATAAAGGCTCATAAAGGGCAGAAAGAAAGCAGAAACTCTGATGACAGGtcgataaaaaaaatggaagctAAACTCAACGATTGAGGCAACCTCGAAGAGAGTGAAATAACAGTGCAAAAGGGAGAATTATATGAACACAACACTAGAGATCCATGCATGCAAAGTACAACAAAAGATGATAGTGTCAACTCAACAGAAAAAGTGCTGGAATCGGAGTTCACAATAGTCATTACAGAAAAGTACAAAATTGTGTTTGTGGGAGAGGGAGGCCTAATGTCTAATGGGCCTAATAGGGGAGAAATAAAACTAATCAGTTTTGAGGAAGTCAAAGAGTTAGGGGAATTTTACCCGAGAGTTTTGGTTGGGCTAAAGCAACCTAGCTCCAGcccaattaaaattaaaggttTTAAAAAAGTGGAAAGGAAGTGCTAGACAAGACAAA
This window contains:
- the LOC120089727 gene encoding pentatricopeptide repeat-containing protein At1g01970 gives rise to the protein MIRISTSSIFYQLHPKQPLVNGTPRSSYTRYWRGSIEQTLSVLSSRRRCSRLATVAAIVEEVHKLENEREKPRFRWVEVGSDITEIQKQAISQLPPKMTKRCKALMKQIICFSPQKGSLSDMLTAWVRIMKPERADWLSVLKHLRISNHPLYIEVAEAALVEITFEANTRDYTKIIHHYGKRNQLEDAEKVLLSMRERGLACDQITLTTMIHIYSKADRLNLAKQTFEELKLLEKSLDRRSYGAMIMAYVRAGMPEEGENILKEMDAKQIYAGSEVYKALLRAYSMAGNAEGAQRVFDAIQLAVIPPDEKLCGLLINAYLMAGESRKAQIAFDNMRRAGIEPSDKCIALVLSAYETENRLNAALELLIDLEKDNLVVRKEASEILAAWLKRLGVVEEVELVLREYTAKEVSG
- the LOC120089742 gene encoding LOB domain-containing protein 18-like, translated to MSLRCSGGSCTESKGGGSNGSGGPCGACKFLRRKCMPECIFAPYFDSEHGTTHFAAVHKVFGASNVSKMLQHIPEHKRLDAAITICYEAQARIREPVFGCVAHIFALQQQAARLQVEISYLQAYLATSELPRPAPHLQAQLPALVKKPTLSSIVNLPSDCPPFPAESDLSPLLDPVEQASRPKLQSPLELYQIGSNNFPSMGSIDQQVVQKQPSSMQCIDASLFPNVPKRA